A genomic window from Mesorhizobium sp. 131-2-1 includes:
- a CDS encoding sugar ABC transporter substrate-binding protein, translating into MKLIRTLMAAATALAVTMFAVPSFAAEDPGPAAYQQALKGKRVMLIPMAMGFDLAQGWAHYLKKEVEAWGGTFETRDPNWVVDAGAQAITDAISSDARPDVLIIHSPDLNSYAKLMKKAQAAGTYVLLVDNPANFPADAFVGSDWDRLGQLEAEAAIKGCGENSSKKLGLVQGDQANSSSLYQYAGIMKVLEKHPDFQVVAKPDSNWDATTSRNVTTTMLQQHPDICAIIDFWDGDATGASAAIRDAKLEGKVFLVTTGGGEKTADCDKLQDGTYGAVVMTDLARQSGDMNALIKFLLQSGQPAGTSHSYIYTLEKATTKADLKPDSCWDLKALQAEAAAK; encoded by the coding sequence ATGAAACTGATCAGAACATTGATGGCCGCGGCCACGGCACTTGCCGTGACCATGTTCGCAGTCCCGAGCTTTGCCGCCGAGGATCCGGGTCCCGCCGCCTATCAGCAGGCGCTCAAGGGCAAGCGCGTGATGCTCATTCCGATGGCGATGGGCTTCGACCTTGCGCAGGGCTGGGCGCACTATCTGAAGAAGGAAGTCGAGGCTTGGGGCGGCACGTTCGAGACGCGCGATCCGAACTGGGTGGTCGATGCCGGCGCGCAGGCGATCACCGACGCGATCTCCTCCGACGCCAGGCCGGACGTGCTGATTATCCATTCGCCCGATCTCAACTCCTACGCCAAGCTGATGAAGAAGGCGCAGGCCGCCGGCACCTATGTGCTTTTGGTCGACAATCCCGCGAATTTCCCCGCCGACGCCTTCGTCGGCAGCGACTGGGACCGGCTCGGCCAGCTCGAGGCCGAAGCGGCGATCAAGGGCTGCGGCGAGAATTCTTCCAAGAAGCTCGGCCTGGTGCAGGGCGACCAGGCGAACTCCTCCAGCCTCTACCAGTATGCCGGCATCATGAAGGTGCTGGAGAAGCATCCCGACTTCCAGGTCGTCGCCAAGCCCGATTCCAACTGGGACGCGACCACCTCGCGCAACGTGACGACGACGATGCTGCAGCAGCATCCCGACATCTGCGCCATCATCGACTTCTGGGACGGCGATGCGACCGGCGCCTCGGCCGCCATCCGCGACGCCAAGCTCGAAGGCAAGGTGTTCCTGGTCACCACCGGCGGCGGCGAAAAGACGGCCGACTGCGACAAGCTGCAAGACGGCACCTATGGCGCCGTGGTGATGACCGATCTCGCCCGCCAGTCGGGCGATATGAATGCCCTCATCAAGTTCCTGCTGCAGAGCGGCCAGCCGGCCGGCACCTCGCACAGCTACATCTACACGCTGGAGAAGGCGACGACCAAGGCCGACCTCAAGCCCGACAGCTGCTGGGATTTGAAGGCGCTGCAGGCCGAAGCGGCGGCGAAGTAA
- a CDS encoding ABC transporter ATP-binding protein: MAGVQVANVSRSFGAHRALDDVSIDFADGGFYALLGPSGSGKTTLLRQIAGFDFPDTGRIAIGGESVERVPVEKRRIGMVFQNYALFPNMSVADNVAFGLSVRGEAKAKIATEVQRALDLVQLGKLGGRRPHQLSGGQRQRVALARAIVTKPRVLLLDEPLGALDKALRVDMQIELKRIQREIGITTIFVTHDQEEALTMSDRIGILRDGRLVQEGPPEEIYDRPQSEFAATFLGDANIFRGDATGNGIRLPDGTTINASSGPSLAVGAKASCAVRPERIQISTGSGRSEAGNANTLKGQVSKRIFAGNNSTYFVERDGQTLKVIVQNTGAERPAEGQPVVLSWSPDSTVLIAAG, translated from the coding sequence ATGGCAGGCGTCCAGGTAGCGAACGTCTCCCGCAGTTTTGGCGCGCACCGGGCGCTGGACGATGTCTCGATCGATTTTGCCGATGGCGGTTTCTATGCGCTGCTCGGGCCGTCGGGCAGCGGCAAGACCACGCTGTTGCGGCAGATCGCGGGTTTCGATTTTCCGGACACCGGCCGCATCGCCATCGGCGGCGAGAGCGTCGAGCGCGTGCCGGTCGAGAAGCGCCGCATCGGCATGGTGTTCCAGAACTATGCGCTTTTTCCGAATATGAGCGTCGCCGACAATGTCGCCTTCGGCCTTTCGGTGCGCGGCGAGGCCAAGGCGAAAATCGCGACTGAGGTTCAGCGGGCGCTCGACCTCGTGCAGCTCGGCAAGCTCGGTGGCCGCCGGCCGCATCAGCTCTCCGGCGGCCAGCGGCAGCGCGTGGCGCTGGCGCGCGCCATCGTCACCAAGCCGCGCGTGCTCTTGCTCGATGAGCCGCTCGGCGCGCTCGACAAGGCGCTGCGCGTCGACATGCAGATCGAATTGAAGCGCATCCAGCGCGAAATCGGCATCACCACCATCTTCGTCACCCACGACCAGGAAGAGGCGCTGACGATGAGCGACCGCATCGGCATCCTGCGCGACGGCAGGCTGGTGCAGGAAGGCCCGCCTGAGGAGATCTACGACCGGCCGCAAAGCGAGTTCGCCGCGACATTCCTCGGGGATGCCAACATCTTTCGCGGCGACGCCACCGGCAACGGGATCCGGTTGCCCGACGGCACGACGATCAATGCCTCGTCAGGCCCCTCGTTGGCGGTCGGCGCCAAGGCAAGCTGCGCGGTGCGGCCGGAGCGCATCCAGATCTCTACCGGTTCCGGGAGGTCTGAGGCAGGCAATGCCAATACGCTCAAGGGACAGGTGTCCAAGCGCATCTTCGCCGGCAACAACAGCACCTATTTCGTCGAGCGGGACGGTCAGACGCTGAAGGTGATCGTGCAAAACACCGGTGCCGAAAGGCCGGCTGAAGGTCAGCCGGTGGTGCTCAGCTGGTCGCCGGACAGTACTGTGCTGATCGCGGCGGGCTAA
- a CDS encoding ABC transporter substrate-binding protein, translating into MRVPRLTAFLTATAVFASTFTLAANAGEVHVLNWKGYGADEPWAIAAFEKATGNKVVNDFFNSEQEMLTKLRTNPGLYDVVMINAAFNDQAMAGKLIQPIDVSKLPNYADISKDKAGSPMLNHDGKVYGVPWVWGLTALAINEKSFDKPPTSIAEMWDPAHKGRVIIRDDAVEAVQFGAIASGQNINDIKDMEAVKTKLTSLMPQIKTFWSSENDWNQMVASNQIDIGTYWSGSADRAKTHFKLPVSLVIPQEGAVAWLDAFSIPAGSKNVEGAEAFINYMIDPKFYVEWVTKVGAPVSANTKAVEALPEDAFNRKVMGDPEVAKRIQFQAPVTDEQREKYLALWQELKVDVK; encoded by the coding sequence ATGCGCGTGCCCAGACTGACCGCTTTTCTGACGGCGACAGCCGTCTTCGCTTCGACATTCACCCTCGCCGCCAATGCCGGCGAAGTGCACGTGCTCAACTGGAAGGGCTACGGCGCCGACGAGCCGTGGGCGATCGCCGCCTTCGAGAAGGCGACCGGCAACAAGGTGGTCAACGACTTCTTCAACTCCGAACAGGAAATGCTGACGAAGCTCAGGACCAATCCCGGCCTCTACGACGTCGTCATGATCAATGCCGCCTTCAACGACCAGGCGATGGCCGGCAAGCTGATCCAGCCGATCGACGTATCGAAGCTTCCCAACTACGCCGACATCAGCAAGGACAAAGCCGGCTCACCGATGCTCAACCATGACGGCAAGGTTTATGGCGTGCCGTGGGTCTGGGGCCTGACCGCACTGGCCATCAACGAGAAGTCGTTCGACAAGCCGCCGACGAGCATCGCCGAGATGTGGGACCCGGCGCACAAGGGCCGCGTCATCATCCGCGACGACGCCGTCGAGGCGGTGCAGTTCGGCGCCATTGCCAGCGGCCAGAACATCAACGACATCAAGGATATGGAAGCGGTCAAGACGAAGCTCACCTCGCTGATGCCGCAGATCAAGACCTTCTGGAGCTCGGAGAACGACTGGAACCAGATGGTCGCCTCCAACCAGATCGACATCGGCACCTACTGGAGCGGTTCGGCCGACCGCGCCAAGACGCATTTCAAGCTGCCGGTCTCACTGGTCATCCCGCAGGAAGGCGCTGTCGCCTGGCTCGATGCCTTCTCGATCCCGGCCGGCTCCAAGAATGTCGAGGGCGCCGAAGCCTTCATCAACTACATGATCGATCCAAAATTCTACGTCGAATGGGTCACCAAGGTCGGCGCGCCGGTTTCGGCCAACACCAAGGCGGTCGAGGCGCTGCCCGAGGATGCCTTCAACCGCAAGGTCATGGGCGATCCCGAGGTCGCCAAGCGCATCCAGTTCCAGGCGCCGGTCACCGACGAGCAGCGCGAGAAATACCTGGCGCTCTGGCAGGAGCTGAAGGTCGACGTGAAGTAG
- a CDS encoding ABC transporter permease, translating into MSRIGWPDWRRLNQEGIVFAIAVVLFAAAASGLPGFIDPNNLVAIVRSVSVLGILALGMAVVIIGRGIDLSAVAIMAMSVAWYLQLLNSGTSDGLALVYVLAGVLAIGLLNGFLVAYADVPAIFVTLATGSFVFGYVRSQLIMQDAVPVPDGHWVQLLGGLRFLDIPVEVFVFAGLAFLFFLFLRYTKWGRFVYFAGDNPVAARNIGIPVRPMLVLRYVLSAFVALVAGLLTAASLHSINTRVVNSTLLYDIVLVAVIGGIGLSGGRGGVRNVLVGAALIGILLNAMTIIDIPLLYQNLIKAAILLAAIIVDGIINPRDEQTAQQGDI; encoded by the coding sequence ATGAGCAGGATCGGCTGGCCTGATTGGAGGCGCCTGAACCAGGAGGGCATTGTCTTTGCCATCGCGGTCGTGCTGTTCGCCGCCGCGGCCAGCGGCCTGCCCGGGTTCATCGATCCGAACAACCTCGTCGCCATCGTCCGCTCTGTGTCGGTGCTCGGCATACTGGCGCTCGGCATGGCGGTCGTCATCATCGGCCGGGGCATCGACCTGTCGGCCGTGGCGATCATGGCCATGTCGGTCGCCTGGTATCTGCAGCTCTTGAATTCCGGCACGTCCGACGGTCTGGCGCTTGTCTATGTGCTGGCGGGCGTCCTCGCCATCGGGCTGCTCAACGGATTTCTCGTCGCCTATGCCGACGTGCCGGCGATCTTCGTGACGCTCGCCACAGGCTCGTTCGTCTTCGGCTACGTACGCTCGCAGCTGATCATGCAGGATGCGGTGCCGGTGCCCGACGGGCATTGGGTGCAGCTGCTCGGCGGGCTGCGCTTCCTTGACATACCGGTCGAGGTGTTCGTCTTCGCTGGGCTCGCTTTCCTGTTCTTCCTGTTCCTGCGCTACACGAAATGGGGCCGCTTCGTCTATTTCGCCGGCGACAACCCGGTTGCCGCGCGCAACATCGGCATTCCGGTGCGCCCGATGCTGGTGCTGCGCTATGTGCTGTCGGCCTTCGTCGCGCTGGTCGCCGGCCTGCTGACGGCGGCGAGCCTGCACTCGATCAACACCCGCGTCGTCAATTCGACGCTGCTCTACGATATCGTGCTGGTGGCGGTGATCGGCGGCATCGGGCTTTCCGGCGGGCGGGGCGGGGTGCGCAACGTGCTGGTGGGGGCGGCGCTGATCGGCATCCTGCTCAATGCCATGACCATCATCGACATTCCGCTGCTCTACCAGAACCTGATCAAGGCCGCGATCCTGCTGGCCGCGATCATCGTCGACGGCATCATCAACCCGCGCGACGAGCAGACAGCGCAACAGGGCGACATCTGA
- a CDS encoding ABC transporter permease translates to MATTRILEWLGRFYIVLLLAFLYLPIIIMALMSFNVSPFYQLPLEWTTDWYASLWQNDQLISATWNSIEIAVITTIISTVLGSAASLALYRYEFPGKKVLQALLFPPIAIPWLITGTAMLIFFFGIGIGRGLVAILLGHVALALPYVIVVVSARLQTFAQELEEAARSLGANQWQVTNRVTLPWIMPGVIAGGLFAFAVSFDQFVVSYFLSTPGQTTLPVEIYAAIRKGFTPEINAVSTIIIVVSMALMLLTARFFKFGGEK, encoded by the coding sequence ATGGCGACGACACGCATTCTCGAATGGCTCGGCCGGTTCTACATCGTCCTGCTGCTCGCCTTCCTCTATCTGCCGATCATCATCATGGCGCTGATGTCGTTCAACGTCTCGCCCTTTTACCAATTGCCGCTCGAGTGGACGACGGACTGGTACGCCTCGCTCTGGCAGAACGACCAGCTGATTTCGGCGACGTGGAACAGCATCGAGATCGCGGTCATCACCACTATCATCTCGACCGTACTCGGCTCGGCCGCCTCGCTGGCGCTCTACCGCTATGAATTCCCAGGCAAGAAAGTCCTGCAGGCGCTGCTCTTCCCGCCGATCGCCATTCCGTGGCTGATCACCGGCACGGCGATGCTGATCTTCTTCTTCGGCATCGGCATCGGTCGCGGGCTCGTCGCCATCCTGCTCGGTCACGTTGCGCTGGCGCTGCCCTATGTGATCGTCGTCGTCTCGGCCCGGTTGCAGACCTTTGCGCAGGAGCTGGAGGAAGCGGCGCGCTCGCTCGGCGCCAACCAGTGGCAGGTGACGAACCGCGTCACGCTGCCCTGGATCATGCCCGGCGTGATCGCCGGCGGACTGTTCGCCTTCGCCGTGTCGTTCGACCAGTTCGTGGTCTCCTATTTCCTATCGACGCCTGGCCAGACGACGCTGCCGGTCGAAATCTATGCGGCGATCCGCAAGGGCTTCACGCCCGAGATCAACGCGGTGTCGACGATCATCATCGTGGTGTCGATGGCGCTGATGCTGCTCACGGCGCGCTTCTTCAAATTCGGCGGAGAGAAATAA
- a CDS encoding ABC transporter permease, which yields MANQLAIGSRRGLKPALPLLLPAYLWLTVAIFLPLSAMVFFSFMTDLPLAGKEWAFTLDNYAAFFSQSLYLTLLLASLRLGLEVTLWCVVIGYPAAYVLAKVLKGRSREAIFLLVILPFWSNGLVRIFSWAMVLREGGILDTALNAVLPFKINIDLMYSYPAVIIGLVHSYVPYMVLTCYLTLQAIDDSLIEAGRSLGASRLQVLRRVIIPLSMPGLVAGAALIFVPVVGSFMEPRILGGRTGTFYGTVIEDQFVAVFNWPLGAALSFILLAVVLVILAAVSPVLRRAA from the coding sequence ATGGCCAACCAGCTTGCGATCGGTTCGCGCCGCGGACTGAAGCCGGCCCTGCCGCTTCTCCTTCCCGCCTATCTGTGGCTGACGGTGGCGATCTTCCTGCCGCTGTCGGCCATGGTCTTCTTCTCCTTCATGACCGACCTGCCGCTGGCCGGGAAGGAATGGGCGTTCACGCTCGACAACTACGCGGCCTTCTTCTCGCAGAGCCTTTATCTGACGCTTCTGCTCGCGTCGCTGCGGCTCGGCCTCGAGGTGACGCTGTGGTGCGTCGTCATCGGCTATCCGGCGGCCTATGTGCTGGCCAAGGTGCTGAAGGGGCGCAGCCGCGAGGCGATCTTCCTGCTGGTCATCCTGCCGTTCTGGTCGAACGGGCTGGTACGCATCTTCTCCTGGGCGATGGTGCTGCGCGAGGGCGGCATCCTCGACACGGCGCTCAACGCCGTGCTGCCGTTCAAGATCAATATCGACCTTATGTATTCCTATCCGGCCGTCATCATCGGCCTGGTGCACTCCTACGTGCCCTACATGGTGCTGACCTGCTACCTGACGCTGCAGGCGATCGACGATTCGCTGATCGAGGCGGGCCGATCGCTCGGAGCCTCGCGGCTGCAGGTGCTGAGGCGCGTGATCATCCCGCTGTCAATGCCCGGACTGGTGGCAGGTGCGGCGCTGATCTTCGTGCCGGTCGTCGGCTCCTTCATGGAGCCGCGCATCCTCGGCGGCCGCACCGGCACCTTCTACGGCACGGTGATCGAGGATCAGTTCGTCGCCGTCTTCAACTGGCCGCTGGGCGCGGCGTTGTCCTTCATCCTGCTTGCCGTGGTGCTGGTGATCCTGGCGGCGGTATCGCCGGTGTTGAGGAGGGCCGCCTGA
- a CDS encoding ornithine cyclodeaminase family protein, with protein sequence MKPIYIDYLNALDIEALAMTDAEIIGAVEAGLVAQGHGQTVIEPRVHLEPDPSFHGHFNVLRGYVAPLDAAGVKIVGDYVDNYLHGLPSEFGILNLFDPRTGTPRAILDATVITGMRTGAVTAIGAKHLAKKTSKVLGHIGARGTAYWNVRLLDHLFDFDEIRVHSRRPESRNSFAAKLSADLGKKVTAVADWKSCVAGADIVVEASRLNEPQPLLKTEWIKPGALVVPYGTMSAVELSLTDIMGKIVVDDWGQCKGGKFGSLRAHVETGRLSEATLHAELGQIAAGLKPGRQGDGETILFWHRGLSLSDIALGKAMLAKAGAQGIGQRLRFA encoded by the coding sequence ATGAAGCCCATCTATATCGACTATCTCAACGCCCTCGACATCGAGGCGCTGGCGATGACCGATGCCGAGATAATCGGCGCGGTCGAGGCCGGCCTCGTTGCCCAGGGCCATGGCCAGACGGTGATCGAGCCGCGCGTCCATCTCGAGCCGGACCCGTCTTTCCACGGCCATTTCAATGTTTTGCGCGGCTACGTTGCGCCGCTCGACGCGGCCGGCGTCAAGATCGTCGGCGACTATGTCGACAACTACCTGCACGGGCTGCCGTCCGAGTTCGGCATCCTCAATCTGTTCGATCCGCGCACCGGCACGCCACGCGCCATCCTCGACGCCACCGTCATCACCGGCATGCGCACCGGCGCCGTCACCGCCATCGGCGCAAAGCACCTTGCGAAGAAAACATCGAAGGTGCTCGGCCATATCGGTGCGCGCGGCACCGCCTACTGGAATGTGCGCCTGCTCGATCATCTCTTCGACTTCGACGAGATCCGCGTCCATTCGCGCCGGCCTGAAAGCCGCAACAGCTTCGCCGCGAAACTGTCGGCCGACCTCGGCAAGAAAGTCACGGCGGTTGCCGACTGGAAGAGCTGCGTCGCGGGTGCCGACATCGTCGTCGAGGCCTCCCGCCTCAACGAGCCGCAACCCTTGCTCAAGACCGAATGGATCAAGCCGGGCGCGCTGGTCGTGCCCTACGGCACGATGAGCGCGGTGGAGCTGTCCCTGACCGACATCATGGGGAAGATCGTCGTCGACGACTGGGGCCAGTGCAAAGGCGGCAAGTTCGGCTCGCTGCGCGCCCATGTCGAAACCGGGCGGCTGAGCGAGGCGACGCTGCATGCCGAGCTCGGCCAGATCGCCGCCGGCCTGAAGCCCGGCCGCCAGGGTGACGGCGAGACGATCCTGTTCTGGCATCGCGGCCTGTCGCTCTCCGACATCGCGCTCGGCAAGGCGATGCTGGCCAAGGCCGGCGCGCAAGGCATCGGCCAGAGGCTGCGCTTCGCATGA
- a CDS encoding HAL/PAL/TAL family ammonia-lyase: MSPLVLTGAGVSIEDVAAAARNAAKVEVTPTVMEHLAKARKVLDEAAAAGQQIYGLNTGLGANLGTAVEGDAGAFQRQLLDGRGAAVGDALPIQLVRAVMFARIAMLSAGGSGLSPHVFTALVEALNAGVHPVMPALGSIGAGDLVMMTAIAHTLIGEGDADYQSRRMPSAKALMMARLPPVSLAPKDGLSLINASAVSTGTGALALVDALSAMEQQQQAGALTMEALGANRTILDPRLQVARPAACQLLAARTLRDLLARDRETTPTTLQDPLSIRCMPSIHGALIQAIDHARLAVEIELNAAADNPLVLVDDALVMSTGNFHTASLALAFETLGLAIAQCAAASAARFIQLTGSGRNGLPKYLSPVGGASAGFVPLQKTVAAILAAIRHKANPVMLDYIPVSEGVEDHATQTLLAVSKSADMIVLWRRLIALELMAAAQAVDLREGIALAPATGVIHAAVRTHVPALKEDRPLGANANALHAALADGSWQA; this comes from the coding sequence ATGAGCCCGCTCGTCCTCACCGGCGCCGGCGTCAGCATCGAGGATGTGGCGGCCGCCGCGCGCAATGCGGCCAAGGTCGAGGTCACGCCCACCGTCATGGAACACCTGGCCAAGGCGCGCAAAGTCCTCGATGAAGCTGCCGCCGCCGGCCAGCAGATCTACGGGCTGAACACCGGGCTCGGCGCCAACCTCGGCACCGCCGTCGAGGGCGACGCCGGCGCCTTCCAGCGCCAGCTTCTCGACGGGCGCGGCGCCGCGGTGGGTGACGCATTGCCCATCCAGCTCGTGCGGGCGGTGATGTTTGCCCGCATCGCCATGCTTTCAGCGGGCGGCTCCGGCCTGTCTCCGCATGTGTTCACGGCGCTGGTCGAAGCGCTCAACGCGGGCGTGCATCCGGTGATGCCGGCGCTCGGCTCGATCGGCGCCGGCGACCTGGTGATGATGACGGCGATCGCCCACACGCTGATCGGCGAAGGCGACGCCGATTACCAGAGCCGGCGCATGCCGTCGGCCAAGGCGCTGATGATGGCGCGCCTCCCTCCGGTCAGCCTGGCGCCGAAGGACGGCTTGTCGCTGATCAATGCTTCGGCGGTCTCCACCGGCACCGGCGCATTGGCGCTTGTCGACGCGCTGTCGGCGATGGAACAACAGCAACAGGCCGGCGCACTGACCATGGAAGCGCTTGGGGCCAACCGCACCATCCTCGATCCGCGCCTGCAGGTCGCGCGGCCTGCGGCCTGCCAGCTGCTGGCGGCAAGGACGCTGCGCGACCTGCTCGCGCGCGACCGGGAAACGACGCCGACGACCTTACAGGATCCGCTGTCGATCCGCTGCATGCCCTCCATCCACGGAGCGCTGATCCAGGCGATCGATCATGCCAGGCTGGCGGTCGAGATCGAGCTCAACGCCGCCGCGGACAACCCGCTGGTGCTCGTTGATGATGCGTTGGTGATGTCGACCGGCAATTTTCACACCGCATCGCTGGCGCTGGCCTTCGAGACGCTTGGCCTGGCAATCGCTCAATGCGCGGCTGCCTCTGCCGCTCGCTTCATCCAGCTCACCGGCTCGGGCCGCAACGGCCTGCCCAAATACCTGTCGCCGGTCGGCGGCGCCTCCGCCGGCTTCGTGCCTCTGCAGAAGACTGTTGCGGCGATCCTGGCCGCCATCCGCCACAAAGCCAATCCCGTGATGCTCGACTATATTCCGGTCTCCGAAGGCGTTGAGGATCACGCAACGCAAACGCTTCTGGCGGTTTCGAAAAGCGCAGACATGATCGTGCTGTGGCGACGCCTCATCGCCCTGGAGCTGATGGCGGCGGCCCAGGCCGTTGACCTGCGTGAAGGGATCGCGCTGGCGCCGGCAACGGGTGTCATCCATGCGGCTGTCCGCACGCACGTGCCGGCGCTCAAGGAAGACAGGCCGCTCGGGGCCAACGCCAACGCGCTCCACGCCGCGCTCGCCGACGGCTCATGGCAGGCCTGA
- a CDS encoding DHA2 family efflux MFS transporter permease subunit — MTSIPDNQALSQPPTAMPARQARRVALIVAVAFFMQLLDSTIISTSLPQMGQSFGVPAVAMSIGITAYMLTMAVFVPLSGWLADRFGARNVFLAAIALFTLASIACGFSLSLSQFVAARVVQGLGSALMTPVGRILVLRNASKSELIAATALITWPALFAPVVGPVLGGFITTYLSWHWNFFINIPLGLAGLLLVARFVPGEREAETRPLDWPGFVLTSFALAAVLYGLERIAHPEDGALPSLALIAAGVLIGWLAVRHLLRTPHPLLDLTAFRVLTFAISTLSAGTIFRVSINATPFLLPLLFQVGFGLRPVDAGMLVLAYFLGNLGMKAVTTPTLRRFGFRRVLLVNGLIASLAVMACAAISPQTPQVLVVALMLVAGLSRSMQFTALNTLAFADISAAQRSSAATLSSMLQQISMLFGVAVAAAVLNLSQIGRGASGLDLVDFRIAFLMVGGIGLVAVLRFLVLPPTAGAEVSGHSPGN; from the coding sequence ATGACCAGCATCCCCGACAATCAAGCCTTGTCCCAGCCGCCGACGGCGATGCCGGCGCGTCAGGCACGACGGGTGGCGCTGATCGTCGCTGTCGCCTTCTTCATGCAGCTTCTGGATTCGACGATCATCTCGACCTCGCTGCCGCAGATGGGCCAATCCTTCGGCGTGCCGGCCGTGGCGATGAGCATCGGCATCACGGCCTATATGTTGACGATGGCGGTGTTCGTGCCGCTGTCCGGCTGGCTCGCCGACCGTTTCGGCGCGCGCAACGTCTTCCTTGCGGCCATCGCCCTGTTTACGCTGGCCTCGATCGCCTGCGGCTTCTCGCTGAGCCTTTCGCAGTTCGTCGCGGCCCGCGTGGTGCAGGGCCTGGGCAGCGCGCTGATGACGCCGGTCGGCCGCATCCTGGTGCTGCGCAACGCCTCGAAGTCGGAGCTGATCGCCGCCACCGCGCTGATCACCTGGCCGGCGCTGTTCGCGCCGGTGGTGGGCCCGGTGCTTGGCGGCTTCATCACCACCTATCTCTCCTGGCACTGGAACTTCTTCATCAACATCCCGCTCGGCCTGGCCGGCCTGCTGCTGGTCGCCCGCTTCGTTCCGGGCGAGCGTGAAGCCGAGACCAGGCCGCTCGACTGGCCGGGATTCGTGCTCACCTCGTTCGCGCTCGCCGCGGTGCTTTATGGGCTGGAGCGCATCGCCCATCCCGAGGACGGCGCCTTGCCGAGCCTGGCGCTGATCGCCGCCGGCGTGCTGATCGGCTGGCTGGCGGTGCGGCACCTGTTGCGCACCCCGCACCCTCTGCTCGACCTCACCGCATTCAGGGTCCTGACCTTCGCCATCTCGACATTGTCGGCCGGGACGATTTTCCGCGTGTCGATCAATGCGACGCCTTTCCTCCTGCCCCTGCTGTTCCAGGTCGGCTTCGGCTTGCGGCCGGTCGATGCGGGCATGCTTGTCCTAGCCTATTTCCTCGGCAATCTCGGCATGAAGGCGGTGACGACGCCGACGCTGAGGCGCTTCGGGTTCCGCCGCGTGCTGCTCGTCAACGGCCTGATCGCCTCGCTCGCGGTGATGGCCTGCGCGGCGATCTCGCCGCAGACGCCGCAAGTGCTGGTGGTGGCGCTGATGCTGGTCGCCGGCCTGTCGCGCTCGATGCAGTTCACCGCGCTCAACACGCTGGCTTTCGCCGACATCTCGGCCGCGCAGCGCAGCTCGGCGGCGACACTGTCCAGCATGCTGCAGCAAATATCGATGCTGTTCGGCGTGGCGGTCGCGGCGGCGGTCCTCAACCTGTCGCAAATCGGCAGAGGCGCAAGCGGGCTGGATCTCGTCGATTTCCGCATCGCCTTCCTCATGGTCGGTGGAATCGGCCTGGTGGCCGTCTTGCGCTTCCTGGTGCTGCCGCCGACAGCGGGCGCGGAGGTTTCAGGCCATTCGCCGGGGAATTGA